The following DNA comes from Pseudodesulfovibrio alkaliphilus.
GGGCGCACATCCATCGGCTCGCCGGGCAGCATCCGGTTCAGGGCGCAGGCGAGCATGAAAGCCACCCCCACCCCGGCCAGATCATCGCACGGGCCGCCCTCACGCAGGCGCGGATCGCAGACGGCATGGGCGTCGGGCAGTGTGTCGCCGGGCAGGTGGTGGTCGGTCACGGCCACCAGCATGCCAAGCTCCCGGGCACGGGCCACAGGAGCGATGTCGGAGATGCCGCAATCCACGGTCAGAAGTACGCCCGCACCCCGGTCGACCAGCCGCTCCACGCCCGGAATGTTCAGGCCGTACCCCTCCTCCATGCGGTTCGGCAGGTGGTGGAGGACCTCGATGCCGTGTGCGGCGAAAAACTCTTTGAGCAGGGCCGTGGCCGTGATGCCGTCCACGTCATAGTCGCCCCAGACCGCCAGGGTGCGCCCCTCGGCCAGGCCGCGCACCACCACCTCGGCAGCATCCAACAGACCGGGAATCTCCGATGGACGGGCCAGATGGCGTAGTCCCGGCGAAAGGAAACGGTCCATCTCCTCCACAGAGGCCAATCCGCGATTCCAGAGGATGTCCACGATAAGCGGAGACACGGACAGTTGATCGGCCATGGCCTCGGACGCGGGTGGGCGGCTGTCGCCGCGGGCTTTCCAGATGCAGGGCAAGGCGGTCCCCCGGATCAGGCCAAGAGCCGGACGAACTGCTCGATGTCCTTGGACTCAGCCAGTTCCTCGGCCACTTCCATGACCTCGTCCAAGGCCATTTCCAGGTCCGGACACAGGGATTCGAGCCGGGAGGAGAAATACTCGCCGTCCTCGTCAACGGCATGGGCAGCGCAATCCGCCAGACAGACCACAGTGGCCTCATTGGAATGGCCAGGCGAAAGCTCGGGAGTGTGGTGCCAGTTGACCGGCTCCACCAGCGCGGGGGGGAGATCCCACGACTTGAGAACCAGGGCTCCGATCACGGCGTGGTCCAGTCCCCAGTATTCGTCCTCGGCCTCGACATCGGGCAGCCCCTCCTCCTCGGCCAGCTCGCGGATGGCGACCCAGTCTTCCGGGCGACGCAGGGCGATGATGAGCTTGCCGATGTCGTGCAGCAGACCGGCAGTGAACATATTGTCGGGCTTGCCCACCTCGGTGACACGGGATATCTCGCGGGCGATCATGGCCACATAGAACTGGTGCCGCCAGTACTCGGCCAGATCAAAATCATCGGGCATGGCGTATCCGGAGGTGAGACCGTTGACGCCCAGGGTGAGGACGATGTTGCGGATCTCGTGCATCCCGAGAACCGCGGCGGCGCGGGACACTGAGACCACCTCGGACTGAAGGCCGTAATAGGCGGAATTGGCAAGCCGGAGAATACGCGTGGTCAGCCCCTGGTCCCTGCCCAGGGTCTTGCCCACATCCTCAAGGGAAGCCATGGACGAGGCCCCGGTCTGCGCGAAGAGTTTGCCGAGCACCTCCGGCGAATAGGGCAGATCGTCCCGCATCTTCGGAATTTCCCGCAAGAAGGTCTGTATCTTGTCCTGGCTCATGAAGGCTCCATGCTCACCGCGTGTTTCTCCGCCAGCTCCGAGCGCTACCCCAGGCGGCCCGGCCCGTCAATCGATCTCCAGCTTGATGGGCGCGGCAGGCTTGGCAGGCTTGGCCCCCTGGCCCCCCGGCTCGTTGCCGCCGCTCCCGGCAGGGGCGTTGGCAGACGCCCCGTTCGCCGAGCCACTCCCGGCCGAAACCGGGGTCTCGCCCACAGACGACTCCCCGCCTGCCGCCTGTCCCCCGCCGCCCCGGCGCACACCTGCGCCGGGCGGGTCATCCCCATCGGGCACATGGCCCTCGCTCTTGAGAAATGCCCAGAACATGCGGCTTTCCTTGAGGTCGGGATTGACCTCAAGGCTCTTGCGCAGGTACTTCCGGCATCCCTCCACATCCCCTTTTTCATAGAAGCAGCGGGCGATGTTGTGAAACAGATGCTCATCGTCCTCCACCAGATTCTCGGCGCGCAGATAATATTGCAGGGCCTGCTCGTACATCTTGTTCTTGCGCATATTGATGCCGAAATCGTTGAACAGATGTTTGTGCTCCGCCTCGAACGCCGCCTCAAGGCTGACGATGCGCTCGAAAATGTCGTTGGCCTTCACCTGGTCGCCCCGGTCGAGATAGGTCAGTCCCAGGCCGAAATTCGCCCGCACGTTCTCCTCGTCAATGGCCGTTGCCCGCTTGAACTCGAATTCCGCGCTGTAGGCTGCGCCGCGCTCACGATGCTTCTCGCCGCGCACCACGGCTTCGTCCATTTCCTTAATGGCTGGGTAGACGGTGGAAAGATAAAATTCGGGTTCTGGATTGAACTTGGTCAGGAATTCGTCGCGGGAAAGATTGCGCTTGGGACCGGAGGGAACATAGTTGCGGTTGAGCGGCTGCACCACGACGGTGCCGTCCTCCTGCTCCTCGCTGCTCCAATAGGTCTTCTGGATGGTGCGCCGCTGAGTGGTGCCGGTGCCGACCCTGGAAACGGACTGGGTGGAGAAGACGCCCTTGATCTTCTCCGCTCCGTCTCTGACGATCTCCCGGCCGCTTCGTTCCGTGTCGCTTCGTTCAGTCATCCGCTCCCCCCGGGGATTAGGCTGATCGCATCTCCTCAAGCATGTTCCGGGCCGCGTCCGCCGGAGCGTCAGCCATGGTGACGGGCCTGCCAACCACCAGAAAGTCCGAACCAGATCGAACAGCCCGCCCCGGCGTGACAACCCGGCGCTGATCGTCCGCCGCTGCCTTCGCGGGTCGAATGCCCGGCGTCAGGCACAAAAAACCTCCCCCGCACCGCTCCTTGACCGCAGCAACCTCAAGGCCGGAACAGACCACTCCATTTACTCCATATTGCTTGGCTTTCACAGCAAGGTCAAGGGCCATCCGCGAAGGATCGCCCCCATTGCCCAGCGGCAGGTCGTCCGGCCCCATGCTGGTGAGCATGGTCACGGCCATGACCAGCGGCGGCAGAGCGCCCGGAGGCGCTCCCAAGGTGCATCCTTCCATGGCCGCGTGGGCCATGCGTTCGCCGCCCAGGGCGTGGATGGTGATCATGTCCACCCCAAGACGGGCGGCGGAGCGGGCCGCCCCGAGCACCGTATTGGGAATGTCGAAAAATTTCATGTCCAAAAAAACCTTGAACCCCAGCTCCTTGAGCGGGGCAATCACGGCCGGGCCATCGGCGGTGAAAAGTTCAAGCCCCACCTTGACCCACCCTGCCGTGCCGCGAAGCAACCGGGCCATGGCATGAGCCGCTGCGGCATCCGGATAGTCAAGGGCCACCACCAGTTCAGCCATCGCTCCCCCACTGGTCGAGAATGGAGCCGAGAATGTCAGGACGCAGCACAGGCTTGCAACGCCCGGCCAGATACACGGCCCGAAGCTCCTGATAGGCCGAGTCCAGGGAGCCGTTGACCACCCAGTATTCAAAGAAATCCGCCTGCCGGATTTCATCGGCAGCATTGTCCAGCCTGCGGGCCACGGAGGCCTCGGAGTCAGTACCCCGGCCCGTCAGCCGCCGGACCAGCTCCTCTCGCGAGGGCGGCAGCAGAAAGACACAGGTGCCGTCAGGAAATGTCCGGCGCAGTTGCTTCGCCCCCTGCACGTCGATGTCGAAGAGAACATCGCGGCCCTGATCGAGCATGGCCTGGACCGGCTTGGTGGCCGTCCCGTAGAAGTTGCCGTGGACCTCGGCCCACTCGCAGAACTCGCCCCGGCTGCGCATGGCAACAAAGGCCTCGCGAGAGACGAAATGGTACTCGCGACCATCCTGCTCGTGCCCTCTGGGTGGCCGGGTGGTGTAGGAGACCGAGAAACCTATCTCCGGGAACTCGTCCCGCAGCATGGCGATGAGAGTGCTCTTGCCCGTGCCGCTGGGGGCGCAGACCACAAGAACCTGTCCGAGGCGGCGGAAGGTATCGGACCTTGTCACCTAGTCTCCCTCCTCGGCGCTGAAGCGCTGCCCAACGGTCTCGGCCTGGATGGCAGAGAGAATGACATGGTTGGAGTCGGTGACGATGATGGCGCGGGTCTTGCGCCCCTGGGTGGCGTCGATGAGCCGTCCCTCCTGGCGTGCGTCCTCGCGCAGACGGCGCATGGGCGCACTGGTGGGGTTGACGATGGAAACCACGCGGTTAAGCACCACGAAGTTGCCGAATCCCACATTGAGCAATCCCTGTTTCTGCATACTCACCTACAATTTCTTGATGCTTCGGACTTCACGATACGGCTCCCAGGCTACTCGATGTTCTGCACCTGCTCCCGGCAGCGCTCCAGCTCGGCCTTGAAGTCCACCACAAGGCGGCTGACCTCCACATCCTGAGCCTTGTTGCCGCAGGTATTGATCTCGCGAAAGGTCTCCTGGATGAGAAAATCAAGCTTCTTTCCCACATCGCTCCCGCCCCGCAGGGTCTCGCCGAGGCGTTCGAGATGGGCCTCAAGCCGGGTCAGCTCCTCGGAGACATCCAGCTTGTCCGTCAGATAGGCCACCTCCTGAAGCATGCGCTCCTCGGAAAACTCGGCCCCCGCCGACTGGAGCATGTCGAGGATGCGCTGGCGCAGTCCGGCTTTCTTTTCTTCGAGAATGGCCGGCACGCGCAAGGCAACGGACCGGGCGATCCCGTTCAGGGTGTCGAGCCGGGCGAGCAGATCGGCCACCATGGCCCCACCCTCCACGCTACGCGAACGCATCCAGTCCTCCAAGGCTCCCTCCAGCCCGCGGGTCAGGCTCTGGGCCAGC
Coding sequences within:
- a CDS encoding DUF370 domain-containing protein; this translates as MQKQGLLNVGFGNFVVLNRVVSIVNPTSAPMRRLREDARQEGRLIDATQGRKTRAIIVTDSNHVILSAIQAETVGQRFSAEEGD
- the pyrF gene encoding orotidine-5'-phosphate decarboxylase; the encoded protein is MAELVVALDYPDAAAAHAMARLLRGTAGWVKVGLELFTADGPAVIAPLKELGFKVFLDMKFFDIPNTVLGAARSAARLGVDMITIHALGGERMAHAAMEGCTLGAPPGALPPLVMAVTMLTSMGPDDLPLGNGGDPSRMALDLAVKAKQYGVNGVVCSGLEVAAVKERCGGGFLCLTPGIRPAKAAADDQRRVVTPGRAVRSGSDFLVVGRPVTMADAPADAARNMLEEMRSA
- a CDS encoding tetratricopeptide repeat protein, producing the protein MTERSDTERSGREIVRDGAEKIKGVFSTQSVSRVGTGTTQRRTIQKTYWSSEEQEDGTVVVQPLNRNYVPSGPKRNLSRDEFLTKFNPEPEFYLSTVYPAIKEMDEAVVRGEKHRERGAAYSAEFEFKRATAIDEENVRANFGLGLTYLDRGDQVKANDIFERIVSLEAAFEAEHKHLFNDFGINMRKNKMYEQALQYYLRAENLVEDDEHLFHNIARCFYEKGDVEGCRKYLRKSLEVNPDLKESRMFWAFLKSEGHVPDGDDPPGAGVRRGGGGQAAGGESSVGETPVSAGSGSANGASANAPAGSGGNEPGGQGAKPAKPAAPIKLEID
- a CDS encoding YicC/YloC family endoribonuclease, translating into MPVSMTGFGRFETTEDAWTHVWEIKSVNGRFLDVKWRLPGSLRGLENGWEKIVRTRASRGRVDVSLNLEVMDAGVLGVAFNEVMARAMMREMEKLAASQGRVFEPDFNRIMAMSSLWRDAGNEPDPGLAQSLTRGLEGALEDWMRSRSVEGGAMVADLLARLDTLNGIARSVALRVPAILEEKKAGLRQRILDMLQSAGAEFSEERMLQEVAYLTDKLDVSEELTRLEAHLERLGETLRGGSDVGKKLDFLIQETFREINTCGNKAQDVEVSRLVVDFKAELERCREQVQNIE
- the gmk gene encoding guanylate kinase produces the protein MTRSDTFRRLGQVLVVCAPSGTGKSTLIAMLRDEFPEIGFSVSYTTRPPRGHEQDGREYHFVSREAFVAMRSRGEFCEWAEVHGNFYGTATKPVQAMLDQGRDVLFDIDVQGAKQLRRTFPDGTCVFLLPPSREELVRRLTGRGTDSEASVARRLDNAADEIRQADFFEYWVVNGSLDSAYQELRAVYLAGRCKPVLRPDILGSILDQWGSDG
- a CDS encoding HDOD domain-containing protein; this translates as MSQDKIQTFLREIPKMRDDLPYSPEVLGKLFAQTGASSMASLEDVGKTLGRDQGLTTRILRLANSAYYGLQSEVVSVSRAAAVLGMHEIRNIVLTLGVNGLTSGYAMPDDFDLAEYWRHQFYVAMIAREISRVTEVGKPDNMFTAGLLHDIGKLIIALRRPEDWVAIRELAEEEGLPDVEAEDEYWGLDHAVIGALVLKSWDLPPALVEPVNWHHTPELSPGHSNEATVVCLADCAAHAVDEDGEYFSSRLESLCPDLEMALDEVMEVAEELAESKDIEQFVRLLA